The sequence below is a genomic window from Saccopteryx leptura isolate mSacLep1 chromosome 3, mSacLep1_pri_phased_curated, whole genome shotgun sequence.
GCTCAATGTCCTCTGTGAGTGCTGCAGGGAAGGCTGGGCCCTGCTGGTAGtgggagtggtgtgtgtgtgcgcatgtgcgtGATGATTCTGAACTAACCTGAGAACACTCCTGTGTGGATCTGAGTGCGGGTGGGGGATGGGTCAGAGGACAGCAACCCCACTTTTCCCCTTCCCACCGCCCTCCTTGGGTTCAGGGTGACTTccatccacccctcccctctgaatCGAggccctgtctttctgtcccagaTGCTCCCCAGAACCTCACCATAGGCATCTCCTTCAGAAATATCACAGGTAGGTGGAACTTCCCCTCTCTGTAGCTGGGATCTTCCGTTGGGGCCACTGTGGAATAGAAGTGGCTGAGGAATCCAAATTTAAATGGGATCAAAAGACAAGGACAAGAATAACTATCATCACATTTTCTCACTTTTTGAGCGAGGGTGCTTGCACCTGTGTTCTGCATCCCGCCCGCCCCCGCCCTGCACTCTCTCCCCAAAGCCTTCAAGATTCTGCAAACAACCTCCTCCCTGCCCATCCTGGAGGGCGAGGCTGTGCGGCTGCTCTGTGTATCTGACAGCAACCCCCCTGCAGAGATGAGCTGGTTCCAAGGGTCCCCAGCCCTGAACGCCACCCTCATCTCCAGCACCACGACCCTGGAGCTGCCCCGCGTGGGGACTGCGGAAGAAGGGGAGTTCTCCTGCCAGGCTCGGAACCCGCTGGGCTCCCAGCATGTTTCCTTCAGCCTCTCTGTGCAGAGTGAGTTGCAGGACAGGTGCTGGGGGCAGGCTGCCTGATACATGTTTGGGCTGTGGGAGGGCTCTGAGACCCGGGGACACAACATCACCCCCTTCTGCTTTTCCCCAGGAAGCCCCCCTCCCTGCAGCTGTATGACTGAGGAGCAGCA
It includes:
- the LOC136399203 gene encoding sialic acid-binding Ig-like lectin 14 isoform X1; protein product: MTPQMLPYSVLTFTPRPRDHGTNLTCQVQRDKHSVAMERTVRLNVLYAPQNLTIGISFRNITAFKILQTTSSLPILEGEAVRLLCVSDSNPPAEMSWFQGSPALNATLISSTTTLELPRVGTAEEGEFSCQARNPLGSQHVSFSLSVQRSPPPCSCMTEEQQGSWPLVLTLIRGALMGAGFLLTYGLTWLYYSRCGGHQRKRTTS
- the LOC136399203 gene encoding sialic acid-binding Ig-like lectin 14 isoform X2 — its product is MTPQMLPYSVLTFTPRPRDHGTNLTCQVQRDKHSVAMERTVRLNVLSFKILQTTSSLPILEGEAVRLLCVSDSNPPAEMSWFQGSPALNATLISSTTTLELPRVGTAEEGEFSCQARNPLGSQHVSFSLSVQRSPPPCSCMTEEQQGSWPLVLTLIRGALMGAGFLLTYGLTWLYYSRCGGHQRKRTTS